Proteins encoded together in one Thermocladium sp. ECH_B window:
- a CDS encoding MFS transporter, with the protein MVILASLATIVMYIEGMLIPSLTEIEKDFGVGENQVSWVLSAYLLSGTVLLPVVGKLGDIYGKKRVLSIVVLFYAIAVTMTSLSPNFTALIIFRSIQGIGLTMFALAFSLIREEFPRELIPRAQGLVSAAFGIGAAISLPIGAYISQYYGWQTTYHTAIPFVLLVTYLIFTQIRESRYRNPTVRVDWVGASVLGASLGLTVYGLTEGPEWGWTSIYTASTLLAAMIMAAIFVLIERGKTHPLLSIDLLSRRNVLISNMAAAIAGFGIFLANQSLVILLEEPEPVGFNLSIFQTGLYAVPGAIAQLVMAPIAGLLITRTGAKKMLTIGAAWASIFLLLTAALEPLGLLYVIAMVSLAMAGVAVMNVSLINILVFSVEPNVMGVSTAMNSVFRSLGGTIGPAVAGSLGSTFTSLVLIAFVSGVPFMVSVPSSFAFQLGFLVSSAATATLAALSLFAEEVITWRGRNINVTVENA; encoded by the coding sequence ATGGTTATACTGGCCTCCCTAGCCACTATAGTGATGTATATAGAGGGAATGCTGATACCATCCCTCACGGAGATAGAGAAGGACTTCGGCGTTGGGGAGAACCAGGTCAGTTGGGTCTTATCGGCCTACCTCTTATCGGGCACCGTGCTGCTGCCCGTGGTTGGAAAGCTGGGGGATATCTATGGAAAGAAGAGGGTGTTATCCATAGTCGTGCTTTTCTACGCCATCGCCGTCACCATGACTAGCCTATCCCCCAACTTCACCGCACTCATAATATTCAGGTCAATACAGGGAATTGGGTTAACAATGTTCGCCCTAGCCTTTAGCTTGATTCGAGAGGAATTCCCGAGGGAATTAATACCAAGGGCTCAGGGACTCGTTAGCGCGGCCTTCGGCATTGGGGCAGCCATATCGCTCCCAATTGGGGCCTATATTAGTCAATACTATGGGTGGCAAACAACTTACCATACTGCAATACCTTTCGTGCTTCTAGTCACTTACCTGATCTTCACGCAGATAAGGGAGAGCAGGTACAGGAATCCAACGGTTAGAGTTGATTGGGTTGGTGCCTCCGTGCTTGGCGCATCGCTTGGATTAACCGTTTATGGATTAACCGAGGGACCTGAATGGGGATGGACAAGCATATACACGGCATCGACGTTATTGGCAGCCATGATTATGGCTGCGATCTTCGTGCTCATAGAGCGCGGGAAGACTCATCCACTCCTCAGCATTGATTTATTGTCTAGGCGCAATGTATTGATATCCAACATGGCTGCCGCCATTGCTGGCTTCGGTATTTTCCTTGCTAATCAGAGCCTCGTNATCCTCCTTGAGGAGCCGGAGCCCGTTGGCTTTAATTTATCCATTTTCCAGACCGGGCTGTACGCGGTGCCTGGAGCCATTGCGCAACTAGTGATGGCTCCAATAGCTGGCCTGCTCATAACTAGAACCGGGGCGAAGAAGATGTTGACCATTGGAGCAGCTTGGGCATCGATTTTTCTCCTCCTCACCGCTGCATTGGAGCCCCTTGGATTGCTTTATGTAATTGCCATGGTTTCCCTGGCCATGGCTGGAGTGGCCGTCATGAATGTCTCGCTCATAAACATACTTGTCTTCTCGGTCGAGCCGAATGTAATGGGGGTCTCCACCGCTATGAATTCGGTCTTTAGATCGTTGGGAGGAACCATTGGTCCAGCCGTGGCTGGCTCCCTTGGATCAACATTCACATCGCTGGTCCTCATAGCCTTCGTGTCGGGCGTGCCCTTCATGGTGTCGGTTCCATCATCATTCGCCTTCCAGTTAGGGTTCCTGGTATCCAGCGCAGCCACTGCCACGCTAGCGGCCTTAAGCCTCTTCGCGGAGGAGGTCATAACGTGGCGGGGAAGAAATATCAATGTTACTGTGGAGAATGCGTAA
- a CDS encoding effector protein, whose amino-acid sequence MVAQVYMVYRVLPSSSDVDYGKLVQSIKAALEPKYTLDKVEEEDVGFGIKALKLHLRMPESSEEHSSDEIENLLSGIEGVGNVELEYFTRLGF is encoded by the coding sequence ATGGTGGCGCAGGTATACATGGTATATAGGGTCTTGCCTAGTTCCTCTGACGTGGACTACGGCAAGCTGGTTCAATCAATAAAGGCCGCGCTGGAGCCTAAGTATACCCTCGATAAGGTGGAGGAGGAGGATGTCGGGTTCGGTATAAAGGCGCTCAAGCTTCACTTGAGGATGCCTGAGAGCAGTGAGGAGCATAGCAGTGATGAGATAGAGAACCTATTAAGCGGGATCGAGGGCGTCGGCAACGTGGAGCTGGAGTACTTCACTAGGCTTGGGTTCTAA